GCGGCCGCGGCAACTGCCATCAACGCCGTCCTGCTCACCCTCCGCATCCGTGAGGAGGAAGCGCTGCTGCTGGCCGCCGAGAGCTACCGGGAGCACTTCGCCGATAAGCCACGCTTCCTGCCCGGCCTCTTCTAGCCGCTCAGAGGCCGAAGAGCAGCCCCGCCAGGTCGCGCGGCCGCAGCTCGCGGAAGCCGAGCTCGCCGCCATTCAAGGCAACCAACCGGCTGAAGACGCCGGGCCGGGCAGCCAGGTTGCGGATTGCCCACCGCGCCAGGGCCGGCCGCCGGCGTAAGAAGAGGATGAGGTCAGCGAGGAGCGTCGAAGGCCGGCGCAGGTCGCGCCAGCCCCGTTCGTAGTGCTGGAAGGCGGACGAATTGCCGGTCTCCAGGTACGACTCGACGGCGCTCGCGACGAGGCGGCTGGCGCGCAGGGCCAGGGAGATACCCTCACCCGTCACGGCATCGTGGAAGCCGGCGGCATCGCCGGCGAGCACGAGGTTGTGCCGCCAGGCGGCGCCCGGTTCGGCGGGAAAGGGTCCGGCAACCCGAGGCGCATCCGCCAGGGAGGCGTCCTCGACCTCCGGCAGGCCGGAAACGTAACCAAGGAAGGCGCTGGTAAGGTCGCCTCCGAGGCTTCGCGCCTCCGTTCCATCGAGAAGGACCGCCACATTTGCCTCCCGGTCTCCGACGGGAGTCACGTAGACCTCATGAGACTTCCGGAAGTGCACCGTGATGGCGTCCCCCGGGTCTCGGGGCGTTTGGAAGTGAGCACTCACGCCGTAGCGTCGGCGCCTTCGCGGCCTTGCGGATAGCCCCGCCATACGTCGAAGGGACGAGCCCATGCCGTCCGCGGCTACGAGGACACGCCCCTCGAACTTCCGGCCCTCCGCATCGACCATGCCGCCAAAGCCGCGCGGCCCCGGCATGAGGCCAATTACCCTGCAGCCGGTCACGACCTCGACCCCGGCGGCCCCTGCTGCCTCGAGAAGAGCTCCGTCCAGCACCGTCCGGGGGATGCCGAGGCCGGTCCGGCTCGAGGGGCTGAGGGCGGCCGAGCAGGAGGCGCCATCGACCTCGAAGCGCAGGCGGCGCAGCGGCCACACACGGCCGGCGATGGCATCGACCACCCCCAGCCGCTCAAGCTCGCCTACTCCTGCCGGGAAGACGCCTTCACCGCAGGCCTTCCGGCGCGGGAAGAGGGCGCGATCCAGCACCAGCACCCGCGCGCCGGCTCGCGCCAGGCGCAGCGCCGAGGCCGCACCCGCGACGCTGCCGCCGGCCACGACCACGTCATGCACGCCCGCACCGCCGGCCATCGAAACGATGCCGAAACGAGACCGGCAGCCGGATTGAGGCCGCCCGATCCAACGGCGGCGTACTGTCGCCCTCACGGATGCGACTTCTAATTGGCACCAGCGTCCTCTGGTTCGGCCTGAGCATGTTCGCGGATGGCGTCACGACGCTCATTCTCCCAGACCTGCTGGAAGACCAACTACCGGAAGGCCTCGAGGGTACCGTTCTCGGCCTGGTTACATTCGTTGGTCTGGCCGCAGCGGCATTAGTGCAGCCTGTCGCCGGTCACTTGAGCGACAGACTCGGCGCCGGGTGGCGGCGCCAGCCCGTGATCGCGGCCGGGGTGGCTGTCTCATTACCCGGCGCCGCGCTGCTCGCTCTCGGACCGGGCCTGCCATGGGTGTTGGCAGGCTACTTCGTGCTCCTTCTGGCGCTCAGCGTCGCACAGGCGGGACAGCAGGCGCTGGTGCCCGACCTGGTACGGGAGGAGCGCCGGGGGCGTGCTGCCGGACTCAAGGGAGTGATGGACCTCGGCGGCGCGCTGGTCGCTTTCCTGGTCCTCGGGGTGACGCTCGAGCAGGGCGGGCCGGTCCCGGGCCTGGCGATCATGTCCGCGGTCCTAGTCGGGGTGTTCCTGCTTGGTCTGGTGTTGCAGCCACGGTGGCCGAGCGCCCCGCCGCCGAGGGAGTCGCGCCCGCGACCGGCGGACGCCTTCAGGCTCGACCTGCGGACGCATGCCGCGTTCGTGCGCGTGACGGTTGCCCGCCTCCTGTTTCTGTTCGGCGTCTATGCCGTCGGCCGGTTCTTTCTGTTCCTCGCAGACGACAGGTTAGGCATGGAAGCGGACGAGGCAGAGGAGGAAGCGGCCTTCCTTCTCGCTGGGCTGACGCTCGTTAGCTTGCTGGCGGCCCTGCTCGGGGGCTGGTTCGCCGACCGCCGCGGACGCGCAACGGCGATGACGCTTGGGGCCTACCTCGGCGCTGGCGGTATCGCCCTGCTGGTCGTGGCGCGGAGTCAGGCGTCGCTGTTCGGCTTCGGGGCGTTGCTGGCCCTCGGTTCGGGGTTGTTCACGGCCGGCAACTGGGCCCAGGCCGCGGACCTTGCCCCGCAAGAGGAGAGGGCGCGCTTCATGGCGCTGGCGAACCTCGGCACGGCGGGCGCGATCGCGGCTGCGGGCCTGCTCGGGCCAGTAATCGATGCCGGGAACGCAGCCTCGGACGGCCTGGGTTACGACCTGTTGCTCGCTGTCGCCGCCGCGTCGGTCTTCGCCAGCGCGCTCGCCGTCCGGCCGCTGGCGCCGTCTCGCGAGAGGCCCGCGCCCGCCATAAGGCGCCCCTCCGGAGGTGTTACATGAATACGAATAGGGGGACGCGCGACTCGAAGGCCCTGGACCTGCCGGGCTGGCTGGCTTATGCCTACAAGCCGGTCCTGCCCCTGCTCGAGAAGCTACACGTCAGCCGCCGCGGCACGCGGGAGCACAACCCGGCCGACATCCTGCTGCCCGAGGGGTACGTCGCGGAACTGGTGGCTTCCGGATTCGACGCCCCTGACCATTGCTGCTTCGATGGCCAGGGCGCCTGCTACGTCTTCGAGTCCGGACACAAGGTCGAGCAGCCGCCCCGGATCCTGAAGGTCGACCCGGACAGCCGGACCTACGAAGTGTTCTTCGAGCTCCCGCGGGAACGCTGGATTCCGACGGGCGCGGTCACCGGCGGTTGCTGGCACGAAGGCCACCTCTACGTCTGCAATACGGATACGCTCTCGCGCATTGGCCCGGATGGCCGCATCGACGACATCGTGACCGGACTGCCAGGCCTCGGCGATCACCAGGCGAACTATCCCGTGGCCGGACCGGACGGCAAACTGTACTTCGGCGTCGGCTCGGCGACGAACGCCGGCGTCGTCGGTCCGGACAACGCCGGTTACGAATGGCTGCCCAAGCACCCGCAGGTCCATGACGTTCCGGCCAGGGACCTGGTCCTGAGGGGGCTGGACTTCGCGAGCCGTAACGTCCTGGGAAGCCTGACGGAGACCGTCGCCACGGGAGCGTTCGTCCCCTTCGGCACGCCGACATCACCCGGGCACGTAGTCCGCGGCAACGTGAAGTGCTCCGGCTCTGTGTTGCGCTGTGAGCCGGATGGCTCCGGGCTGGAGGTGGTGGCCTGGGGGCTTCGCAACCCTTACGGCATCGCCTTCGCGCCGGATGGGAAGCTCTACGTAACGGAGCATGGCAGCGACGAGCGCGGCGCGCGCTACATCGTGGGCGACCCGGACGACTTCTACCAGATCGAGGCGGGCCGCTGGTACGGCTGGCCGGACTTCGCCTCCGGCATCAGGCTGGACGACGCTTACTGGGGCGATGCAGGCAAGGCCCGCGAGCCGGTCCTGCAGGAGTTTCCCGAGCCGCAGCCGCCGCGTCCGGTGCTCAGCTTCGAGCCGCATGCCGCGGCCAATGGCTTCGACTTCTGCCGCGATGGGCGCTTCGGCTTCGCCGGTGACGCCTTCGTGGCGCTGTTCGGAGACCTGTTCCCGCTCACGACGACGCGAGAGGCGACCCCAGCCGGCTTCAAGGTGGTGCGCATCGATATGAAGACGCTCACCGCACTGGACTTTGCCGTCAACCGCATCGCCGGCCCGGCTTCGAAGTTGCCACATGCCGGCTTCGAGAGGCCGTCGCACTGCGCCTTCGGGCCGGATGGCTGCCTCTATGTCGTGGACTCGGGTGAGATCGACCTCGCGCCCGAGCGTGGCGGAATCCGCATGAAACAGGGCACTGGCTCTCTCTGGCGCATTCGCCGTGTGGCGCTGGAGACCGGCGAGCTTCCGCCCAAGCCAGCGACCTGGCCTGTCAACGTCATCCCACTCCTTGCCGCACCGCTGGCGATCGTGGTGGCTGCCCTGGTGGTGGGAGCGCTCCTTCGCCGACGCCGCCGGGGTTCGCGAGAGCCGGCGCCCTCGAGTAGTGCCAATCTGTAACCCGTTTCCCCCTTGAAGCAGGCGACCGTGGCGGGAATACTGTCGCGGGGGTGGACGGCTGAAGCTCCGGATCCCCCCGCCGACTTCCATGAGAGCGCACGAAGCGGGACCGGCCATTGCTTGCTTGAGGGGCTCGTAACGTCCCCAGTGGCCCCTTGGCCCGCGCGTGTTTGGTTTGGAGCAGATGCCCGAGAGCCACAACCCACGCGTCCTTCTGATCGACGATGACCGCGCGCTGCTGCGCATGGCCCGTCTCGCCCTCGCCTCTGATGCGATGGTCGTGGACACCGCCGCAGACGGCGTCGAGGGCCTGGAGAAGCTGGCTGCCGCTGACTTCGATGTGATCGTGCTCGACCTGCAGATGCCGCGCATGGACGGCCGCGAGTTCTACAGGGAGATGAGGTCCCGTGGCTACAGGACGCCGGTCATTATCCTCTCGGCGTACGGCGCTGAAACAGCGCGCAAGGAACTGGGAGCGGAGTGCGCGGTGACCAAGCCCTTCGACCCGGCCAGCCTCATCCGCGTCGTACGCTCGCAGAGCAACGGCGGCGCGGAGCAGTCCTGACACGACATCGCCGCTCATGACTCCCGGCGGCGCCTGCTATCATGCCCGCCGTGGATGACTCCCTTTCTCGCATCGCCGACGACTATATCGAGTCCACGAACCGCCGCGACCCGGGCGGCGCCACGGCACGCGGCTTTCACCAGTACGACAG
This genomic window from Dehalococcoidia bacterium contains:
- a CDS encoding NAD(P)/FAD-dependent oxidoreductase, which codes for MAGGAGVHDVVVAGGSVAGAASALRLARAGARVLVLDRALFPRRKACGEGVFPAGVGELERLGVVDAIAGRVWPLRRLRFEVDGASCSAALSPSSRTGLGIPRTVLDGALLEAAGAAGVEVVTGCRVIGLMPGPRGFGGMVDAEGRKFEGRVLVAADGMGSSLRRMAGLSARPRRRRRYGVSAHFQTPRDPGDAITVHFRKSHEVYVTPVGDREANVAVLLDGTEARSLGGDLTSAFLGYVSGLPEVEDASLADAPRVAGPFPAEPGAAWRHNLVLAGDAAGFHDAVTGEGISLALRASRLVASAVESYLETGNSSAFQHYERGWRDLRRPSTLLADLILFLRRRPALARWAIRNLAARPGVFSRLVALNGGELGFRELRPRDLAGLLFGL
- a CDS encoding MFS transporter; the encoded protein is MRLLIGTSVLWFGLSMFADGVTTLILPDLLEDQLPEGLEGTVLGLVTFVGLAAAALVQPVAGHLSDRLGAGWRRQPVIAAGVAVSLPGAALLALGPGLPWVLAGYFVLLLALSVAQAGQQALVPDLVREERRGRAAGLKGVMDLGGALVAFLVLGVTLEQGGPVPGLAIMSAVLVGVFLLGLVLQPRWPSAPPPRESRPRPADAFRLDLRTHAAFVRVTVARLLFLFGVYAVGRFFLFLADDRLGMEADEAEEEAAFLLAGLTLVSLLAALLGGWFADRRGRATAMTLGAYLGAGGIALLVVARSQASLFGFGALLALGSGLFTAGNWAQAADLAPQEERARFMALANLGTAGAIAAAGLLGPVIDAGNAASDGLGYDLLLAVAAASVFASALAVRPLAPSRERPAPAIRRPSGGVT
- a CDS encoding PQQ-dependent sugar dehydrogenase; the protein is MNTNRGTRDSKALDLPGWLAYAYKPVLPLLEKLHVSRRGTREHNPADILLPEGYVAELVASGFDAPDHCCFDGQGACYVFESGHKVEQPPRILKVDPDSRTYEVFFELPRERWIPTGAVTGGCWHEGHLYVCNTDTLSRIGPDGRIDDIVTGLPGLGDHQANYPVAGPDGKLYFGVGSATNAGVVGPDNAGYEWLPKHPQVHDVPARDLVLRGLDFASRNVLGSLTETVATGAFVPFGTPTSPGHVVRGNVKCSGSVLRCEPDGSGLEVVAWGLRNPYGIAFAPDGKLYVTEHGSDERGARYIVGDPDDFYQIEAGRWYGWPDFASGIRLDDAYWGDAGKAREPVLQEFPEPQPPRPVLSFEPHAAANGFDFCRDGRFGFAGDAFVALFGDLFPLTTTREATPAGFKVVRIDMKTLTALDFAVNRIAGPASKLPHAGFERPSHCAFGPDGCLYVVDSGEIDLAPERGGIRMKQGTGSLWRIRRVALETGELPPKPATWPVNVIPLLAAPLAIVVAALVVGALLRRRRRGSREPAPSSSANL
- a CDS encoding response regulator translates to MPESHNPRVLLIDDDRALLRMARLALASDAMVVDTAADGVEGLEKLAAADFDVIVLDLQMPRMDGREFYREMRSRGYRTPVIILSAYGAETARKELGAECAVTKPFDPASLIRVVRSQSNGGAEQS